A DNA window from Ignavibacteriales bacterium contains the following coding sequences:
- a CDS encoding class I SAM-dependent methyltransferase, translating to MTIGEEIKRNTFRDTQNYYLDAPNDLFYPRLIDFAVHHCGKCILDLGCATGNYTLELLKRGYTCIGADVNSAYIAIAQKRGIKAYVVSDTLPFPDKSFDSVIMFEVAEHLSNPEAVLLEASRVARKNVIISVPNCEGYEGLIKQGLIFEHFLDSDHKNMFTETTLRKLLSGIFPVVDIQKGDPIYPLSLADVSQNIILKVLNKIHLIRPKYYFRLYAVAHIQDVNT from the coding sequence ATGACCATAGGAGAAGAGATAAAACGTAACACTTTCAGAGATACTCAGAATTATTATCTTGATGCTCCCAATGACCTGTTTTATCCTCGGCTTATCGATTTTGCTGTACATCATTGTGGGAAGTGTATACTCGACCTTGGTTGTGCAACAGGGAACTATACCTTAGAATTATTGAAAAGAGGTTATACCTGTATTGGTGCAGATGTTAATTCAGCGTACATTGCGATCGCCCAAAAACGTGGAATCAAAGCATATGTGGTGAGTGATACATTGCCATTTCCCGACAAATCTTTTGACAGTGTTATTATGTTTGAAGTAGCAGAGCACCTCTCCAATCCGGAGGCAGTTCTCTTAGAAGCCTCCAGAGTGGCACGTAAAAATGTTATTATTTCTGTTCCGAACTGCGAAGGATATGAAGGCCTCATAAAACAAGGATTGATCTTTGAACATTTTCTCGACAGCGATCATAAAAATATGTTTACGGAAACTACTCTGCGGAAATTGCTTTCCGGAATATTCCCTGTCGTCGATATTCAGAAAGGAGATCCAATATATCCTTTGTCTCTTGCGGATGTATCGCAAAATATAATTCTGAAGGTATTAAACAAAATCCATTTGATACGGCCTAAATATTATTTTCGTCTTTATGCTGTAGCGCATATTCAAGATGTAAATACATAA
- a CDS encoding glycosyltransferase family 2 protein, with protein sequence MKNKTENTYSVSIIIVNHNGKEQADECLRSFFAHAPDAPFEVIVVDNDSKDGSVELLKTKFPQIRVLAQKENFGFGKANNIGVGESSGEFIFFVNNDTVFKEDIVTPLCQFLKENLSCGVVGPLLLNSDGTYQHSYGKFPSLLNELRTKRDTAWIKNIPKDRSPKQVDWISFAAVMMRRSTFEEVNSFDERYFMYLEDVDLCFRLQNAGYQSFYCSQYSIIHVGRGSRTAENTGNVKIEYRRSQLIFYQLHRSRYETFALRMYLVLRFLFLTISRRFDDRRQAYSVIKMALSFNIHRS encoded by the coding sequence ATGAAGAATAAAACCGAAAATACTTATAGTGTTTCAATTATTATTGTAAACCATAATGGTAAAGAGCAGGCAGATGAGTGCCTACGATCATTCTTCGCACATGCTCCAGACGCCCCTTTTGAAGTTATTGTTGTGGATAATGATTCCAAGGACGGCAGCGTTGAATTGCTCAAAACAAAATTTCCTCAGATACGAGTATTAGCTCAAAAGGAGAACTTCGGATTTGGCAAGGCAAACAATATTGGCGTGGGTGAATCATCTGGGGAATTCATTTTTTTTGTTAATAATGACACCGTTTTCAAAGAAGATATTGTCACGCCTCTTTGTCAATTCTTGAAAGAAAATCTCTCCTGCGGTGTGGTCGGCCCGTTGCTCCTGAACTCCGATGGCACCTACCAGCATTCATACGGAAAATTTCCATCTCTCTTGAATGAACTTCGTACGAAAAGAGATACGGCTTGGATCAAGAATATCCCGAAAGACCGGTCTCCAAAACAAGTTGATTGGATTTCGTTTGCAGCTGTGATGATGCGAAGGTCGACGTTCGAAGAAGTGAACAGTTTTGATGAGCGTTACTTCATGTATTTAGAGGATGTCGATTTATGTTTCCGATTGCAGAATGCAGGTTATCAATCGTTCTATTGTTCTCAGTACTCTATTATTCATGTCGGAAGAGGTAGCAGGACTGCTGAAAACACCGGTAATGTCAAAATAGAATATCGTCGTTCTCAACTTATTTTTTATCAATTACATAGATCGAGGTACGAGACATTCGCGTTGCGGATGTATCTGGTATTACGGTTTCTGTTTCTCACAATTTCTCGTCGGTTTGACGATCGCCGCCAAGCATACTCTGTCATAAAAATGGCATTATCGTTCAATATACATCGTTCCTAA
- a CDS encoding phosphoribosylanthranilate isomerase, with the protein MMFPLQELFIKICGITNLLDAESACSFGANAVGFIFNRSNERYVRPEQAASIIANLPEHISKIGVFENASHQYIQSVLKQVPLSAVQLLGNNGPDDLVDFEVSVIKQFQMNQSFDIEVMRNYLVDAFLLKDQNEEVGNQLPKKYHWDIAIKAKEYGRIILSGDLNPGNIEDAVRFVQPYGVDVQAGIEIQPGKKDLYKMRDFIACARSVNLAYGINDEEY; encoded by the coding sequence ATGATGTTTCCATTACAAGAACTGTTTATTAAAATATGCGGAATTACTAATCTTCTAGATGCAGAATCGGCCTGTTCGTTTGGTGCAAATGCAGTCGGCTTCATCTTCAATCGATCGAACGAACGATACGTTCGTCCAGAACAGGCAGCTTCCATCATTGCAAATCTGCCGGAACACATTTCGAAAATCGGAGTTTTTGAAAACGCAAGTCATCAATATATTCAGAGCGTCTTAAAACAAGTACCGCTCAGCGCCGTGCAACTCCTTGGAAATAATGGGCCCGACGACCTCGTAGACTTTGAAGTAAGCGTGATTAAACAGTTCCAGATGAATCAATCATTCGACATAGAGGTCATGCGAAATTATTTGGTAGACGCCTTTCTCTTGAAAGATCAGAACGAAGAAGTTGGGAATCAACTGCCTAAAAAATATCATTGGGATATTGCAATCAAGGCAAAAGAGTATGGACGTATTATTCTTTCAGGGGATCTGAACCCAGGCAACATTGAGGATGCGGTTCGTTTTGTGCAGCCCTATGGTGTTGATGTACAGGCTGGTATTGAAATTCAACCCGGCAAAAAGGATCTATATAAGATGAGAGACTTCATCGCTTGTGCGCGCAGTGTGAATCTCGCGTACGGAATTAACGATGAAGAGTACTGA
- the nadD gene encoding nicotinate-nucleotide adenylyltransferase — MNRIGIFGGTFDPPHKGHLAIAKQAKKQLGLHCVYFVPAYIPPHKQQHSSTMAQHRLKMLKLAVSGKKEFKVSTIELRRRGISYTVDTLKTFKRRFPNAELILIIGADNLAQFNSWKSPKRILKLASLAVYKRKGFRLLLKDSSIDYFLLKGRMLCISSTEIRNRIKMGFPIRGLVPNALIRYINQYSLYSVLTHVSTKRPSHENHRIY; from the coding sequence GTGAATCGCATCGGTATATTCGGCGGAACGTTCGATCCGCCTCATAAGGGGCATCTTGCCATTGCAAAACAGGCCAAGAAACAACTTGGATTGCACTGTGTCTATTTTGTGCCGGCGTACATTCCGCCACACAAACAACAGCATTCATCGACCATGGCACAGCATCGATTGAAAATGTTGAAGTTGGCCGTGAGTGGAAAAAAAGAATTTAAGGTTTCTACAATCGAGTTAAGGCGCCGGGGAATATCCTACACAGTCGACACACTGAAAACGTTCAAGCGACGATTCCCAAACGCTGAATTAATACTCATTATCGGAGCAGATAATCTGGCACAATTTAATTCATGGAAATCACCGAAAAGAATTCTTAAACTTGCATCACTGGCGGTTTATAAGCGAAAAGGATTCAGGCTCTTATTGAAAGATAGCTCCATTGATTATTTCCTCTTGAAAGGTCGTATGCTGTGCATATCTTCAACCGAGATTAGAAATAGAATTAAAATGGGATTTCCTATTCGAGGTCTGGTACCAAACGCTCTCATTCGCTACATCAACCAGTATTCCCTATACTCCGTTCTGACACATGTGTCCACAAAAAGGCCCAGCCATGAAAACCACCGCATCTACTGA
- a CDS encoding glycosyltransferase family 1 protein gives MRIGLNAQILTDGRTGVTRFAKNVIQLLPKIGANHEFVVFGNSPSLKYEEKNVELVPTHVLVNSSTKRIVWEQTMLPRLSKQYNLDIMFTPDHTASLLLQNVKQAIVLHDLAPFAMPQTFSTVRRLYKQKVISRSVQKADIILTDSYATKAEALCYFPDIGNKINVVHAGLEHSIERVTDQELLSDIRKRYVLRDPFLLFIGTLESRKNVLRLIKAFAQGRRTYGWIHTLVLAGAPGYGYHEIEQLIMKEGVQDFVTLTGYINDNELSSFYTLADIFIYPSLYEGFGFPPLEAMKCGCPVIVSNSTSLPEVVGDAGLYIDPYDENTISEKINCLMKDTLLRKNLVQKGRERCLQFTWEKTVRGILDVFVQT, from the coding sequence ATGAGAATAGGACTTAATGCACAAATATTGACAGATGGACGTACTGGTGTTACACGATTTGCCAAAAATGTTATTCAATTACTTCCGAAGATTGGAGCGAACCACGAATTTGTCGTTTTTGGCAATTCGCCGAGTTTGAAATATGAAGAAAAGAATGTTGAACTTGTCCCGACACATGTGTTAGTGAACTCGTCAACAAAACGCATCGTTTGGGAACAGACAATGCTTCCACGATTATCCAAACAATATAATCTTGACATTATGTTCACTCCTGATCATACTGCTTCATTGTTGTTGCAGAATGTGAAGCAGGCGATTGTTCTTCATGATCTTGCACCATTTGCTATGCCGCAAACATTCAGCACAGTACGCCGATTGTATAAACAAAAGGTTATCTCGCGCTCTGTTCAGAAAGCTGACATTATTCTAACAGATTCGTATGCGACAAAAGCTGAGGCACTATGTTACTTTCCAGATATAGGGAATAAAATCAATGTTGTTCATGCTGGCTTGGAACATTCGATCGAACGAGTAACAGATCAAGAATTATTGTCGGATATTAGAAAGCGTTATGTACTTCGTGATCCATTTCTTCTGTTTATTGGAACACTTGAATCGCGGAAAAATGTTTTACGATTGATAAAAGCATTTGCACAAGGCCGCAGAACATATGGATGGATCCACACTCTTGTGTTGGCAGGTGCTCCTGGATATGGATATCATGAAATAGAACAACTGATTATGAAAGAGGGCGTACAAGATTTTGTAACACTAACGGGTTACATCAACGATAACGAGTTATCAAGTTTTTATACTCTTGCAGATATTTTTATTTACCCATCCTTGTATGAAGGCTTTGGTTTTCCTCCATTAGAAGCTATGAAATGCGGATGTCCGGTTATAGTATCAAATTCAACATCATTGCCCGAAGTCGTCGGTGATGCAGGCCTCTATATCGATCCGTATGATGAGAATACAATATCAGAGAAGATAAACTGTCTGATGAAGGACACCCTTTTACGAAAGAATCTCGTCCAAAAGGGGAGGGAACGATGTCTTCAATTTACATGGGAAAAAACAGTCAGAGGCATTCTCGATGTATTTGTCCAAACATAG
- a CDS encoding hemolysin family protein — MKSIKKIFRDALIKGGILQTRLSEDELKQVIEASSLSGTIDKTEHELIKSVLQFSDITAKEIMVPRPDIVALDISMSRDVLVRKVIEEGYSRLPVYKGTIDHIIGVIYSKDLLSLLEHRSLIILQDIVRPAYFIPETKKISLLLREFQLNKVHIGIVIDEYGGTEGIVTMEDIVEEIVGDILDEYDEMRKSVEQASDGSVIVDAALSIADFNVQFRAKLPEAPDYETLAGYLQKITGKLPESNEEIKTENFVFTILTKSARRIRQVKVSPSLKINVNEE; from the coding sequence ATGAAATCGATAAAGAAAATATTTCGCGATGCACTTATCAAAGGCGGTATACTTCAAACGAGGCTTTCGGAAGACGAGTTGAAGCAAGTCATCGAAGCGAGTTCCTTAAGCGGCACTATCGATAAGACAGAACATGAACTCATTAAAAGTGTTCTGCAATTCTCAGACATCACAGCAAAGGAAATTATGGTGCCGCGTCCGGATATTGTCGCACTCGATATTTCCATGTCGCGCGATGTGCTTGTACGCAAAGTTATTGAAGAAGGGTATTCGCGGTTGCCAGTCTATAAAGGAACAATTGACCACATCATCGGCGTCATCTATAGCAAGGATTTATTAAGTCTTCTTGAACACCGATCGCTTATCATATTGCAAGATATTGTTCGTCCTGCGTACTTTATACCTGAAACGAAAAAAATCAGTCTACTTCTGCGGGAATTTCAACTGAACAAAGTACACATCGGCATCGTTATCGATGAATATGGCGGAACCGAAGGCATTGTGACAATGGAAGATATTGTTGAAGAAATTGTTGGAGATATACTTGATGAATACGATGAAATGCGAAAGTCAGTAGAACAGGCGAGCGATGGTTCAGTCATCGTGGATGCGGCTCTTTCGATTGCGGATTTCAATGTCCAATTTCGAGCGAAACTGCCTGAAGCTCCTGATTATGAAACATTAGCAGGTTATTTGCAAAAAATTACAGGCAAACTACCGGAATCCAATGAAGAAATCAAAACAGAGAACTTTGTCTTTACCATTCTCACAAAGAGTGCGCGTCGTATTCGGCAGGTCAAGGTGAGTCCTTCCCTTAAAATCAATGTGAACGAAGAGTGA
- a CDS encoding glycosyltransferase family 2 protein, with the protein MKTPLCAAVVILFHPKCSLTQNINSFLPDVGIMYAFDNSPKSKNEYVEELRRVKKIEYVTLGRNVGIAKALNDIARMALLKGYQYLLTMDQDSYFTSPNLDSMISLSMNDARIGIVSPVHRVKNDLPEKVQGESEEILTTMTSGNLVNLKIWNNLGGFDEKLFIDYVDHEYCLRMNKNGYKVVRANHITLEHTVGDLKPRKFLFWTVRPLNHPPFRLFYQTRNRFYLKKIYGKDFPEYFRRDTKLYWRGIVKVLLYENQKIMKIRMVLKGFLALWRNDFDELYPNNGTYEE; encoded by the coding sequence ATGAAAACGCCTCTATGTGCTGCAGTAGTAATTCTTTTTCACCCTAAGTGCTCCTTGACACAGAATATCAATTCATTTTTGCCGGACGTTGGAATAATGTACGCCTTTGATAATTCACCGAAGAGCAAAAATGAGTATGTCGAAGAACTTAGAAGAGTGAAAAAGATAGAATACGTCACCTTAGGTCGCAATGTCGGGATTGCAAAGGCACTGAATGACATTGCAAGGATGGCTCTTTTAAAAGGTTATCAATATCTTCTTACCATGGATCAGGATAGTTACTTTACAAGTCCAAATCTCGATTCTATGATCTCTCTCTCGATGAACGATGCACGAATTGGCATTGTGTCACCAGTACATCGTGTCAAAAATGATCTGCCGGAGAAAGTTCAAGGGGAGAGTGAGGAAATCCTCACAACAATGACTTCCGGGAATCTTGTAAATCTGAAAATCTGGAACAACCTTGGTGGGTTCGACGAAAAATTGTTTATTGATTATGTGGATCATGAATATTGCTTAAGAATGAACAAGAACGGATATAAGGTTGTGAGAGCCAATCATATTACATTGGAGCATACCGTAGGCGACTTGAAGCCGCGAAAATTTCTTTTCTGGACTGTGCGCCCCTTAAATCATCCTCCATTTCGTTTATTTTATCAAACACGTAATCGGTTCTATTTAAAAAAAATTTATGGAAAAGATTTCCCTGAATATTTTAGAAGAGATACCAAGTTATATTGGCGAGGGATTGTAAAAGTATTGCTCTATGAAAATCAAAAAATAATGAAAATTCGAATGGTTCTTAAAGGATTTCTGGCTTTATGGCGAAATGATTTTGATGAGCTTTATCCGAACAATGGTACGTATGAAGAATAA
- a CDS encoding oligosaccharide flippase family protein, whose protein sequence is MEEQIEHTVVTSSIHSKIIRNTLFSVAGNWFLLLLNFILIPFIIRKLGVELYGGAWIIGAIVLSFIGLIDFGIGSACTKYIAEYYSKQDYRAINIVVSTGIAFSFILSGTLAGLSFFLGKEVVSLLSIPQNIQSEAYFVFTTAMFILVLVNTATPISVIMIALQRMDISNSVIVVTSILNFCMSLLVLHLGWGAKGLILGTLAVQLFSVSWMIWWAKNLFPQLHPRLANVDRHVMARLFHFGGNLQLSRLAQLLVFQFDKIVALRFFGPAASAFYEISVKLSSLTRSIPLVLASALLPAASELETNKETTKVTLLFERASKYMIILGLLVTGFIFTETRLILTTWLGSTIDTHGIETITFIVRIVLVGYFINTSTGAASSIAAGIGKTHLERKMGIVLFILSPLFLFTFPLIAGFYGIPAATALSLGIASGYYIYLFCSSINLQVYHFWLLLVKPLSSLLIAIILEQIFHKTCFPVNVTSRIDGGAVLGALFFAYAISYSVCLKYLGALDEYDMNLVKALIHKHSKKDVIL, encoded by the coding sequence ATGGAGGAACAGATAGAACATACCGTAGTCACATCCTCCATTCATAGTAAAATTATTAGAAATACACTTTTTAGCGTTGCGGGCAATTGGTTTCTCTTGCTGCTGAACTTCATTCTCATCCCCTTTATTATCCGGAAATTGGGTGTTGAACTCTATGGCGGGGCATGGATTATAGGGGCTATTGTATTGTCGTTCATCGGTTTGATTGATTTTGGTATTGGGAGTGCATGCACGAAGTACATTGCAGAATATTATTCAAAACAGGATTATCGCGCGATTAATATTGTTGTCAGCACCGGCATTGCTTTTTCTTTTATCCTCAGCGGAACGTTGGCTGGTCTTTCCTTTTTTCTGGGGAAAGAAGTTGTTTCCCTCTTAAGCATTCCGCAAAATATACAGTCGGAAGCTTATTTTGTTTTTACAACGGCAATGTTTATTCTTGTTCTAGTGAATACGGCTACTCCCATTTCAGTTATTATGATTGCACTTCAGCGAATGGATATTTCAAATAGTGTCATTGTGGTGACAAGTATTTTAAATTTCTGTATGTCTCTCTTGGTTTTGCATCTGGGGTGGGGAGCCAAAGGATTAATATTAGGAACCTTGGCAGTACAACTATTCTCAGTCTCTTGGATGATCTGGTGGGCAAAGAACCTTTTTCCACAGCTTCATCCTCGTCTTGCCAATGTAGACCGGCATGTGATGGCACGATTATTTCATTTTGGAGGAAATCTCCAATTAAGCCGTTTGGCGCAGCTTCTTGTTTTCCAGTTTGATAAAATCGTCGCATTGCGATTTTTTGGTCCCGCTGCATCTGCATTTTATGAAATTTCTGTAAAATTGTCGTCACTGACGCGTTCGATTCCTTTGGTTCTGGCATCAGCTTTATTACCAGCGGCATCGGAATTAGAAACCAATAAGGAAACAACGAAAGTCACACTGCTCTTTGAACGAGCTTCAAAATATATGATTATTCTTGGCCTCCTGGTTACAGGATTTATTTTCACTGAGACTCGATTGATTCTTACTACGTGGCTGGGTAGTACAATAGATACACACGGAATCGAAACCATTACATTCATAGTGAGAATAGTGCTTGTTGGATATTTTATTAATACATCCACCGGTGCTGCAAGTTCTATTGCCGCCGGAATTGGGAAAACTCATTTGGAAAGGAAAATGGGAATTGTCCTTTTTATTCTCAGTCCACTATTCCTCTTCACCTTTCCTCTGATCGCAGGTTTCTATGGCATCCCTGCTGCCACCGCACTTTCACTTGGTATTGCTTCAGGCTATTATATTTATTTATTTTGTTCCTCAATAAACTTACAGGTATATCATTTTTGGCTTTTATTAGTGAAACCGCTCTCAAGTCTCCTGATCGCAATTATCCTTGAGCAGATATTTCATAAAACTTGCTTTCCAGTGAACGTTACATCAAGGATCGATGGCGGAGCTGTCCTTGGTGCTCTCTTTTTTGCTTATGCGATCAGTTATTCCGTCTGTCTAAAATATTTAGGCGCCCTTGATGAATATGACATGAACCTTGTAAAAGCTTTGATACATAAACATTCCAAGAAGGATGTAATCCTATGA
- the mtaB gene encoding tRNA (N(6)-L-threonylcarbamoyladenosine(37)-C(2))-methylthiotransferase MtaB has translation MPAPICRGGLLFFFMKRIALHTLGCKLNYAETAAIGKQFTSNGYTVVGIDDGADVVVINSCSVTASADRECRQLVRRALRHSPYAFVAVVGCYAQLQAEQLAAIQGVDLVLGTQEKFSLFDFIQNGKKKIHADILVSCIGETNNFGLASSAGFEERTRAFLKVQDGCDYSCTYCTIPLARGKSRSAAIAEIVRQAREAVELGYKEVVLTGVNVGDYGKNDGIDLLTLLKQLTTVDGLMRIRISSIEPNLLTDELLDFWFAEDKLCNHWHIPLQSGSDTILRLMRRRYLTHVYTDRIERIKSHVPHAGMGADIIVGFPGESNELFEDTYNYLANLPITYFHVFSYSERPNTPASEYIQKVDPSIKAERSKRLHILSDQKRSDFYHRFIGKTVPVLFESIHSHGSVSGLTEEYMRVDVKADSHITNEILNVSIQEASSEKCIGIIAEPNITSAIRIAI, from the coding sequence TTGCCTGCTCCGATATGTCGGGGCGGGTTGCTCTTTTTCTTTATGAAGCGCATTGCATTACATACTCTTGGCTGCAAACTCAACTACGCAGAAACCGCTGCCATCGGAAAACAATTCACCAGCAATGGATACACGGTAGTGGGTATTGATGACGGAGCGGATGTTGTCGTGATCAACTCCTGCAGTGTAACCGCTTCCGCAGATCGTGAATGCCGTCAATTAGTGCGGCGTGCATTACGCCATTCGCCATATGCGTTCGTTGCTGTCGTTGGATGTTATGCTCAACTTCAAGCAGAACAACTCGCCGCAATTCAAGGAGTGGATTTGGTCTTGGGAACACAAGAGAAATTCTCTCTCTTTGATTTTATACAAAATGGAAAAAAGAAAATCCACGCTGATATTCTCGTTTCTTGTATTGGTGAGACGAACAATTTTGGATTAGCCTCCTCAGCAGGATTTGAAGAACGGACGCGTGCATTTCTGAAAGTGCAAGATGGCTGCGATTATTCGTGTACGTATTGTACTATTCCTCTCGCACGAGGCAAAAGCAGGAGTGCTGCCATAGCAGAAATTGTTCGGCAAGCAAGAGAAGCGGTTGAGTTGGGCTACAAGGAAGTCGTATTGACAGGTGTGAATGTCGGAGATTACGGCAAGAACGATGGCATAGATCTTTTGACGCTTCTCAAACAACTTACCACTGTTGACGGATTGATGCGTATACGCATCAGTTCTATTGAACCGAACTTGTTGACAGATGAACTGCTTGATTTCTGGTTTGCCGAAGATAAACTTTGCAATCATTGGCATATTCCATTACAATCAGGATCAGATACAATTCTGCGGTTGATGCGAAGAAGATATCTGACTCATGTATACACGGATCGCATCGAACGGATTAAGTCTCATGTTCCGCATGCAGGCATGGGCGCCGACATCATTGTCGGTTTTCCCGGAGAGAGTAATGAATTGTTCGAGGATACGTACAACTATCTCGCCAATCTTCCTATTACATATTTCCATGTGTTTAGTTATTCAGAAAGACCAAATACTCCTGCATCAGAGTATATTCAGAAGGTCGATCCCTCGATCAAAGCAGAGAGGAGCAAGAGACTGCATATACTGAGCGATCAAAAACGGAGTGATTTTTATCATAGGTTTATTGGAAAAACAGTCCCCGTCCTTTTTGAATCGATTCATTCACATGGATCAGTCTCGGGTTTGACAGAAGAATACATGAGAGTCGATGTGAAAGCAGATTCGCATATAACAAATGAAATCCTTAACGTTTCCATTCAAGAAGCTTCATCTGAAAAATGTATTGGTATCATCGCAGAGCCGAATATCACTTCGGCGATTCGCATTGCAATCTAA
- the truA gene encoding tRNA pseudouridine(38-40) synthase TruA encodes MPTIRLIIEYDGTDYVGWQFQTNGRSIQEEIEKAIKQILQVDLRITGAGRTDAGVHARGQVASFFVEKEVEIQTLAKSLSSVLPHSIIVREATEAQVDFNARFDAKKRRYSYTISQEPTAIQRNYCWQVFQKLDVNLMQQCAQQIVGEHGFRAFCKVEDDLHQHRCTISSAEWSENNKLLIFEITANRFLHGMVRSLVGTMVNIGRRHTKIENFSTILEAKDRSVAGMSAPAKGLVLEEILY; translated from the coding sequence ATGCCAACTATCCGGTTAATAATTGAATATGATGGCACAGACTATGTAGGCTGGCAATTCCAAACGAATGGACGATCTATCCAGGAAGAAATTGAAAAAGCGATAAAACAAATTCTGCAAGTGGATCTAAGAATTACGGGAGCTGGCAGAACAGATGCTGGCGTTCATGCGCGAGGTCAGGTTGCAAGTTTCTTTGTAGAAAAAGAAGTTGAAATACAAACGTTAGCAAAAAGTTTGAGTTCTGTGCTGCCGCATAGTATTATTGTCCGAGAAGCAACGGAAGCTCAGGTGGATTTTAATGCGCGATTTGACGCAAAAAAAAGGCGGTATTCCTATACCATTAGTCAAGAACCGACAGCAATTCAAAGAAATTACTGCTGGCAGGTTTTTCAGAAGCTTGATGTCAATTTGATGCAACAATGTGCACAGCAAATTGTGGGGGAGCATGGATTTCGAGCGTTTTGTAAAGTTGAAGACGATCTGCACCAGCATCGCTGTACGATTTCATCGGCTGAATGGTCCGAAAACAATAAGTTGTTAATTTTTGAGATCACTGCAAATCGTTTTTTGCATGGCATGGTTCGTTCCTTAGTCGGCACGATGGTGAATATTGGACGAAGGCATACAAAAATAGAAAATTTTAGTACTATCCTTGAGGCAAAAGATCGATCGGTTGCAGGAATGTCTGCTCCGGCAAAAGGATTAGTGTTGGAAGAAATACTTTACTAA